A genomic stretch from Oreochromis aureus strain Israel breed Guangdong linkage group 17, ZZ_aureus, whole genome shotgun sequence includes:
- the LOC120433861 gene encoding activator of 90 kDa heat shock protein ATPase homolog 1-like translates to MVQLSTHPSSGASHHLAAILVITLGACLSRVANNQRKLVYRGDSDIGLQVFCGANCFLCAGLSCREVKFRGTIDVSNLSDKKDEDDLDICVAFCMDQLNTRLLDLMKTSGVREVRRVLGKYVQQLKSARKMIPGVTVTSDPTKFGQGMILPTTNALKQHSPVAAKKNEVKTNKTQISPAAKCSSSTAPCTTGDRILTCSFDLKETFQLMNSTGRSSAKRYSNRLGKTRRNQNRQEIQERVINDAP, encoded by the exons AtggtccaactttcaacacatccctcctctggggCGTCTCACCACTTGGCAGCCATCTTGGTGATAACTCTGGGAGCATGTTTGAGCAG AGTTGCCAATAACCAGAGGAAATTGGTGTACAGAGGGGACTCTGACATAGGGTTGCAAGTCTTCTGTGGTGCTAACTGTTTCCTGTGTGCAGGGTTGTCCTGCAGGGAAGTGAAGTTCAGAGGAACTATCGATGTGTCCAACCTGTCTGACAAGAAAGATGAGGACGACCTGGAC ATCTGCGTGGCTTTCTGTATGGACCAGCTCAACACGCGTCTCCTGGACCTCATGAAGACGTCTGGCGTCCGAGAGGTTCGCAGGGTTCTGGGCAAGTATGTCCAGCAGCTCAAATCAG CCAGGAAGATGATCCCTGGGGTAACTGTGACCTCTGATCCCACAAAGTTCGGTCAGGGAATGATTCTTCCCACCACCAACGCACTGAAGCAGCATTCGCCTGTGGCGGCCAAGAAGAATGAGGTTAAGACCAATAAAACCCAA ATTAGCCCCGCCGCTAAGTGCTCCTCCAGTACCGCCCCCTGTACCACAGGTGATCGTATCCTAACCTGCAGTTTTGATCTGAAAgaaacattccagctcatgaaCTCCACAGGACGTTCATCAGCCAAGAGGTACTCAAACAGACTAGGAAAGACCAGAAGAAACCAGAACAGACAGGAAATACAAGAACGAGTTATAAATGACGCCCCATGA